A DNA window from Candidatus Saccharimonadia bacterium contains the following coding sequences:
- a CDS encoding IS110 family transposase yields MSIVFVGIDLAKNVFAVHGVGEAGKPALVRPAVPRARLHELIASLAPCTVAMEACTGAHHWARLFAAHGHTVRLIAPKFVAPYRMSGTRGKTDAADAAAICEAVQRPNMRFVPIKSEQQQSQLMVHRARQGYVQARTACINRIRGLLAEFGHVLALKADTVRRQAGALLEDLPGWANTVIGDLLSELHRLDERIAQYDRHVAQIAREDQRAQRLMALPGIGSTTATAVVAMIGNGHEFNCGRQFAAWLGLTPGQYSSGGKTRLGRITKAGDGYLRSLLILGARAVLARAKASSDGISSWALALQQRRGYWKAVVAVAAKNARLAWAVLRSGEAFKMPA; encoded by the coding sequence ATGAGCATTGTCTTCGTTGGCATCGATCTGGCCAAGAACGTCTTTGCGGTACACGGTGTTGGTGAGGCGGGCAAGCCTGCGCTGGTACGACCCGCCGTGCCGCGCGCCCGGCTGCACGAGCTGATCGCCTCGCTGGCGCCGTGCACGGTGGCGATGGAGGCGTGCACCGGCGCACACCACTGGGCACGGCTGTTTGCGGCCCACGGTCACACCGTGCGGTTGATCGCCCCGAAGTTCGTCGCGCCGTACCGCATGAGCGGGACTCGTGGCAAGACCGACGCCGCCGACGCGGCAGCGATCTGCGAGGCCGTGCAGCGGCCCAACATGCGCTTCGTGCCGATCAAGAGCGAACAGCAGCAGAGCCAACTCATGGTGCACCGCGCCCGCCAGGGCTACGTGCAGGCGCGCACCGCGTGCATCAACCGCATCCGCGGTCTGCTGGCGGAGTTCGGCCACGTGCTGGCGCTGAAGGCCGACACGGTGCGCCGCCAAGCCGGCGCCTTGCTGGAGGACCTACCGGGCTGGGCCAACACCGTGATCGGCGATCTGCTCAGCGAGCTGCACCGGTTGGACGAGCGCATCGCCCAGTACGACCGCCACGTCGCGCAGATTGCGCGCGAGGACCAGCGGGCCCAGCGGCTGATGGCCCTGCCCGGCATCGGCAGCACCACCGCCACTGCCGTTGTTGCGATGATCGGCAACGGCCATGAGTTCAACTGCGGCCGGCAGTTCGCGGCCTGGCTGGGCTTGACGCCGGGGCAGTACAGCTCTGGCGGCAAGACTCGACTGGGGCGCATCACCAAGGCCGGCGACGGCTACTTGAGAAGCCTGCTGATTCTGGGAGCCCGTGCAGTGCTGGCGCGAGCCAAGGCCAGCAGCGATGGCATCAGCAGCTGGGCGCTGGCGCTGCAGCAACGCCGCGGCTACTGGAAGGCCGTGGTGGCTGTGGCGGCGAAGAACGCGCGCCTGGCCTGGGCGGTGCTGCGCAGTGGCGAGGCATTCAAGATGCCGGCGTAG